DNA sequence from the Pedobacter schmidteae genome:
TAATGGTAGTCCACAACGTTCCGTTTGCAGAGCTTTCCCATTTATAGCTGATTGCAGCGCCTGCTGATCCGCTTCCATTGGTAACAGAAGTAAAAGCCGCGGGAACGGCTCCTGTACAGATGGTTTGATCGGCACCAATTGTTCCGGCCCCGGTTATGTCCTGAACCGTGATGGTAACGGAACTGGTAGCCGCATCGCAGGAAACACCATTCAGTGTAGCACTATATACCCTTCTGAACTGTGTAGTCGTTGTAAGTACCCCAGGGGCATAGGTTGTAGCCGTAGCGCCAGCTATAGCTGCCCATGTGGCACCGCCATCTACAGATTTTTCCCACCTGTAAGCTGCAGTTGCCCCCGAAGTCCCGCCACTTCCTCCTGTTGAAGAGGTCAGGGCTGCAGCGCTTGCACCATTACAAATGGTCTGGTTGCTGCCAATGCTACCGGCATTAACGGCAGCCTGTACGGTAACCACAATCTCAGCATAATCGCTTTCACAGCTTCCATTTGTTTGCGTGACAAAATATGTTGTATTTCCGGCAACCGCAGTACTTGGTACAGGAGCATTTAAAGAAGATACGCCACCTTTGTTCCGGTACCACAATAACGTGTTCCCATTTGTAGGTGTAGCAGAAAGTGCCAATGCAGTAGAATTTAAACAATACGTAACATTGGCAGCGGCTGTTGGTTTACCCGATACCGTTGCTATGGTATTACTCGCGGAATTGTTGCCCAGATTCTCGTTAACTTCAAGATTTATATTGGAAGAATTTAAATAACCCACTTGGGCTACATCTATATAAGAACTGGTTCCGGAAGCAGCTTTAACCCGGTAGCTTATCGCCGATGTACTGGCTCCGGATGCCAAATTCCCGCCGGTGTAAGTATAGGTATAAACATTGTTCCCACCAGATGGCGTGCCGGTGCTAAAAGTCCAATTTGGATTGGACAGGTTAGTAAAGGTGTAACTGCTAGGGCAGGTTTTGGTCACAACGATCTTATTTCCCGAAGTACCCACCGCGCCAACATTGGAAACCACTACGTTAAAATCATTTCCGTTGGCGTTCAGACACGGTACGCTCACCGATTTTGCTATCGTAAGGTCTACATTCTCGGCCAGTACGGGGGTGTTGACTTCAGCAAGATTGTTATCCGGGTCCAGGTCGGTAATATCTGTCGGGTTAATGGTCGCGATATTTCGCAGTGTATTTCCGGCAGGGACGGCACTTAATGTTCCTGTTACCGTAATTTTTCCGGTAGCTCCCGCAGCCATGTTCAAACTACCTGTAATCTCGTTGGTAGTAGCCGACTTATTTACCGTTGTGCCGGCTAAAAAGCCGGTGTGGCTAACAGTGCCGATGTTAAAAGCACTCAAAGGGATTAAATTACCATTGACATCAGTTAATTTGTCCTTAAACTCTATATTGTTCAATGCAACTGTATTGGCATTAACCACTTCAATGGTGTAGGTCACCTGGTTTGCATTTCCCGTAGAAATTGTACGCAGTACATCTTTATCCGCTCTTTTCGCAACCCGCACGTTTCCAGGGGTGGTTACAGTGAGGTTTCGGATCTCGTGGTTATTTTGCGAACCACCCGTAGCAGAAGTGAAACCGACTTTCAAAGTAGAAGGGGGCGCATAGCTAACTCCCTGCTGATCGACTAGTGTATAGGTGAATACCTGCGACAAAGTCCCGGTCGGCGAAGTGGCCCATCTTACTATAATATCATATTTACCGGTTGCATTTGGCTTGATCTCCACTTGCACCCTCCGGTAGAAACTGGCATCCGTTGGCCGGGATGAACTTTGTGTAGTTAACTGTATCTGCCCTGAGGGAGGGTTCGAAGTAGCCAATATTCTGTAATTATCCGACTCCCGGCCTCTTACAGTAATACTGTTCGGTCTTTGCTGTGCTGTAAGCCCTGGTGCTGTTCCACCAGGGGTGCCGGCAGAGGCGGAAAAATTTCCAAACTCATCCAGGGCGATGCCAAGATAAGCTCCTTTCAGCCCGGCCTGGCTTGGGGTCACATCCGTTCTAGGGGTATAACCCAACGCGGCACCTGTGCCACCCAACACAAATTGACCGGATGTAACGGAACCATCGAAAAGGAAAACCACGATGCCGTCCGCACCGCTGTTATTGTCATCATGCCAGGTTTTATACTCAAAATCAAGCAATACCCCCAAGGTTGATGGAAATGCCTTATCTATATAAGCATACCCTCTTTTGTTACCAATATTCGGGGTAAGCCTCAACCAGCCCTGATTTACATTATCAATGCCCCCGGAGGTCAAAATGGCATCGCCCCCCATAACAATACCAGGGGCAGAGCTTTTCTTAAAATTCTCGGTTAAGGTAAATTGCGCAAAGGCCGCAGCGCAGGTAAAAATCTGCGCAATAAAAAAAAGAAGAAGACGTTTGTTCATGAACAATTAAATGTTTGGCTTATCTGTGGATCTGGGGATGAGCACTTCCACAGCGCAAAAATTCATGAATAAATCTACTTTTATTGCCTAACAGAAGGCTTTTAATGCACTGATTTTGAAAATCAGGACATCTATTACGCAGCTTTGTCTTTCAGCGCAGTAAGGTAGTTTGATGGTGTTATGCCTGTTGTTCTTTTAAAAGCAACAGAAAAAGTATTGCGGGAGGAAAATCCGGCATCTTGGGCAATTGCCTCCAAAGTAAACTGCTTCCACTCACCAGCCTCAAGCCTGTCTTTTACATAATGAACACGCATATTGTTGATATAGGTGTTGAAGTTGAGCTTATAGTGGTTATTGAAAAGATCGGACAACTTATGGTTGGGGACTTCCAGCAGGGAAGCAAGATCACTTACGGTAAGCCCGGCCTTTCTGAAAACCTGGGTTTGCCTGATATATGCTTCAACCCTGGCAACAAGAGCACTATCATATAATTTAACCCGGCTTTCGTCGGATTCATTTTCCTGCCGGCTTAAACGAGCTTCGGCCTTGGTATATCCTTTCGGTTTTATCCTGACAAAACCGAAGATCAGAGCCGGACTCAGAAAAAATGAGCCACTAAGCATTAGCAATGCCAACCCTATGAACAACACAAGTTTTCCGGATTTCAGGATACGCCAGGTATCATCAAAATTTGCCAGCACATTTAAATTTACGGCAAGCATCCCGAAAAAAATCATACCACAAATAATCGTAAAGGAGAAAATCCAGGTATGTGTCTTTTTTTCATATTGTCTTGTTTTTGCAGCCAATATGGCCAGTCGAAATTGCAGTAAAGTAAACACGAGCGCCGATAGAGGAAAAGTGAACCAATGCCAGTTGGGTACAATATACTTGTTGTTGCTGAAGGCAAATGCTACATTACTTTCTATTTGGTTCACTACCCATTGCTGGGTGGCAGCATCGGCAAGACTATAAGGCATAATAGAAACTAACGCCGGAATAATAATGCTAAGATATAGCAGATGATTTAACTTGAATACAGCATGAGATGGGTACAGAGAACCTCTGATATAAAGAAAAAAACAAGGTGCTATGAGATAATAAAATGGCAGACCTTTATTGAAAAGTACGGGATACTCCTTTATCAGCCCGGAATTGGTAAGCAAATAGATAATGCTGTACCAAATTATTCCAAATATAGCAATGCACAGCAAAAGGTTCAAATAACGTCGGTCTCTGCCGAAAATGAGAAGCTTAATTGTGACCAGACTAAGTATAAAAACCGAACCAATAATTACAATAAATATCAGATGCAAGTCGTTAAAATATAATGTTACACGAAGTTAAAACTTTAATACATAAACCTTGAAACAATTTAAAATATAATGCTCCCCATGTATTATGCAGCATAACATAAATATCCATGTTTGTTGGAGGGAAAAGAATTGATCTGCTGAATTTCAGTTGCTATATGTTTAATACCAAGTGATTTAAGAAAGACATTCGTTGGATAAAACAGCTTTATCGGAATGTATTTGCATCAACGTTAACACTTCCCGCCAGTTGTTGGCCCGGATGTGGTGAGTATGATTGATATTGTGTCCAGCAGTGAACATGATTGGGGTGCCTTTGCAGTAATCGAGGTTCTTGCAATGGTCGTCAATCAGATAGTCCGTAGCTATTACGCTTTTGTCACCACAAAAAATAATGTTTTTCCAGCTGATGAAAGGAAAGTGCTCGGCCAGCCATTCTCTTTTTTCAAACAGCGAAAGCGGGAATTCCATTGCCGCAGAAACGATGTAAATATCAAAGTCTTCAGAGAGCTTTTTTACCACTTCTATGGCGCCTTCCATTACAGGGATGGTTCTGAAGAAACCGGGTGTGTATACAAATTTATGTACGGCTTCTTTATCCGGGAATGCGTCCGACTCCCTAACACCAAGAAAAATCTCTGAGCCAAGTTTTACGCCGTACTCTCTTTCGTACCAGTTTAGCCATTGTGCTTCTATGTCGGCCAGAACTCCATCCATGTCTATTCCAATTGTTTTCTTCATCTTATGTTTTTGTTATTTATGTGTCTTGAGGCATTAATTTGAATGATATTGCAACAAATGTAGTGATATATTGCAATATATTGCAAATAATATCGCTAAATATTGCATGAAATTATTGTTATATTTGCAATATGTTGCAGTTAAGTTATGATTAAGGCAGAAAGAAAACAGCTGATTATTTCCCATGTCAGCAAAGATCAAAAGGTACTTTTAAGTGAATTGAGCACGCTGTTAAATGTGTCTGAAGATACTGTAAGACGAGATATCAGGGAACTTTCGGACGAGGGCTTGCTGAAGGCTGTTCGTGGAGGTGCGATTTTACATTCACCTATCCCTTTACATTTCCGGGACAGGGAACATTACGATGTGAGCCATAAGCAGATTATTGCAGAAAAGGCCCTCAGGTTTATCAAAGATGGACAGGTGGTGCTTTTTGATTCGGGCACTTCGGCACTGGTTGTAGCCACGCATTTGCCTAAAGAACGGAAAATTACCGCTATTACTAATAGTTTCCCGGTTGCTTCGGTATTGGAAGATCATCCCAATGCCGAGGTAATTTTTATTGGTGGACGCCTCAATAAAACGGCATTTTCGACCTCTGGTCATGAGGTGATCCGTACATTGGGCGGCGTTAGTCCGGATATTTGTTTCCTTGGAATTTGCAGCATTGACATCCATAACGGAGTAACCGGAAAGGATTATGAAGATTCGCAGGTTAAAAAAATGATGGTAGAAAAGGCCAAACGTGTAATTGCGCTTTCGACGCTGGAAAAAATAGGGACGGCAGAACCTTACCTGATTTGTACTGCAACAGCTATTGATACAATTATTACAGATATTGAACCAACGCATGCCGATCTGCTGCCATATACAGCGGCAGGAATCGAAATTGTATAGCAGTTGGCTTTAGTACCTTGTAATTAAGACGCTATTGTTTTAGTGGTTCTGCTAACCGCAATTTTTTCGACCGTCTTGATAATAGCATTGGTGTCGTAGCCACATAACGCCCATAATTCAGGTTGCTCGCCATGTTCTATAAATTCATCAGGTATGCCCAGTCTGATTACCTGTGCGTTGTATTGATGATCGGCCATAAATTCAAGTACAGCACTGCCCATTCCGCCCTGAATGCAGCCATCTTCAACCGTAACTACATGTTTGTAACGCTTAAATACATCATGCAACAAGTCTTCATCCAGTGGTTTTACAAAACGCATATCATAATGAGCGGGGTGAATGCCTTCGCTGTTGAGTTCTTTGCAGGCTTCTACAGCAAAATTGCCTACGTGACCTATGGTTAAGATGGCAACATCTTCGCCATCACATATTTTCCGGCCTTTGCCTTTGTCAATGGTTTTAAAAGGACGTTTCCAGTCGGGCATTACGCCGGTTCCCCTAGGGTAACGGATAGAAAATGGCCCGGCATTTTCCTGTTGCGCTGTATACATCAGATTGCGCAACTCCTCCTCATTCATTGGTGCTGCAACGGTCATGTTTGGAATGCAACGCATGTAAGCCAGATCGTATGCGCCGTGGTGTGTAGCGCCATCTGATCCGGCAACGCCGGCACGGTCCAGGCAAAATACTACATTCAGATTTTGTATAGCTACATCATGTATCACCTGATCGTATGCCCTTTGCATAAAGCTGGAGTAGATGTTGCAAAATGGTACAAGACCTTGCGTAGCCAGTCCTGCCGAAAAAGTTACGGCATGTTGTTCGGCAATGCCTACATCAAATGCACGCGTTGGCATGGCTTTCATCATGATGTTCATGGACGAGCCGGAAGGCATTGCAGGTGTAATGCCTACAATATTTTTATTGGCCTCTGCCAGTTCTACCAGGGTATGTCCAAAAACGTCCTGATATTTTGGAGGCTGTGGTTTATCGGATACAGAACGTTTGATTTCGCCTGTAATTTTATCAAACAGACCTGGAGCATGCCATTTGGTCTGGTCTTTTTCGGCTAATGCAAAACCTTTACCTTTTAAAGTTACGCAATGTAACAGTTTAGGGCCGGGAATGTCTTTCAGGTCTCTGATCACCTGTACCAAACGTTGCACATCATGTCCATCAACTGGTCCGAAGTATCTGAAATTTAAGGCCTCAAATAAATTGCTCTGTTTGAGCAAAGTGCCTTTAATGCTTTTCTCTATTTTCTTTACAAACTTATGTGCATTTGGGCCAAGTTCCGAAAGCTTGAAAAGCACCTGCGAAATATCTTCTCTGAATCGGTTGTACGATTTGGAGGTGGTAATGTTGGTTAAATATTCTTTTAGGGCTCCTACATTGGGATCTATTGACATGCAATTGTCGTTCAGGATGACCAACAGGTTTGAATTTTCAATGCCGGCATGGTTTAAACCCTCAAAAGCCAGTCCTGCCGTCATGGCACCATCACCAATTACAGCCACATGCTGGCGGTCTGTTTCACCTTTATAATGCGAAGCAACGGCCATACCCAAAGCTGCAGAAATAGAGGTGGAAGAGTGTCCTACACCAAAGGTGTCGTACTCGCTTTCGCTGATCTTAGGGAATCCACTGATACCGTTAATGATGCGATTGGTGTGAAATACAGATTTCCTTCCGGTCAGTATTTTATGACCGTAAGCTTGGTGACCAACATCCCATACCAACTTGTCGTAGGGGGTATTTAATACATAATGCAAAGCAACCGTTAGCTCCACAACACCCAGACTGGAAGAAAAATGACCACCATTTACGCTGACCACATCGATGATGTGCTGGCGCAATTCCTGGGCAATTTGCTCTAAGTCTTGTTCTTTATACCGCTTTAAATCAGCAGGATAATTTATGTTGGGTAAAAACGGACCGTTAATATCTTCCATGCAGGCTTTATAGAATAGAAAATACAAAGTAAGGTATTTTGTTATTAAACTAAGAAGGAAAATCGCTAATTTTACAAAAATATACTTCGATAAATGACTAGAGATACTTTAATTTTTGATTTGATTGACAAAGAATTGGGCCGTCAGGAGCATGGTCTGGAGCTGATTGCTTCTGAAAATTTTGTAAGCAAACAGGTGATGGAGGCTGCAGGTTCATGTTTAACCAATAAATATGCTGAAGGCCTTCCGGGTAAAAGATACTATGGTGGATGTCAGGTGGTGGATACGATTGAAAGCCTGGCCATTGAGCGTGCAAAACAGCTTTTTGGAGCGGAGTGGGTAAACGTTCAGCCGCACTCAGGTGCACAGGCTAATGCTGCGGTTATGCTGGCTGTAATCCAACCTGGAGATAAAATTCTGGGCTTTGATCTTTCGCACGGTGGACACTTAACACATGGTTCTCCGGTTAACTTTTCGGGAAAATTGTATCGTCCTTTATTTTATGGAGTGACCAAAGAAGATGGCAGAATTGACTATGCAAAGCTGGAAGAAGTGGCTTTGGCTGAGCGTCCTAAGCTGATCATTGTTGGTGCTTCTGCTTATTCAAGAGAGTGGGATTATGCTTTTGTACGTAGTGTTGCTGATAAAATCGGAGCCTTAGTGATGGCAGATATTTCTCATCCGGCAGGCTTAATTGCCCGCGGATTGTTACAAAACCCACTTCCTCATTGCCATATTGTTACGACTACCACACACAAAACTTTACGTGGGCCACGTGGCGGTATGATTATGATGGGCAAGGATTTTGAAAACCCATTCGGATTGAAAACTCCTAAAGGAGAAACCAGGATGATGTCGTCTGTTTTAGATATGGCTGTTTTTCCTGGTACACAAGGTGGGCCTTTGGAACATATTATTGCTGCTAAAGCGATTGCTTTTGGTGAGGCTTTAAGTGACGAATATTTAGCCTATGTAAAACAGGTTCAGGCCAATGCTCAGGCCATGGCAAAAGCTTTTGTGGCTAAAGGTTATGGTATCATTTCTGGTGGTACGGATAATCACTTAATGCTGATCGACCTGCGCAATAAAAATATTACCGGCAAGCTGGCCGAGGCCGCTTTAGAGAAAGCTGAGATTACTGTAAATAAAAACATGGTTCCTTTTGACGACAAATCTCCATTTGTAACTTCAGGTATCAGGGTAGGTACAGCGGCGATTACGACAAGAGGTTTTAAAGAAACTGAAATGCAGGAAATTGTTGACCTGATTGATCAGGTGCTGACCAATGCAGAAGATGAAAATAATTTAGCACAGGTAAAAGAAAAAGTGATAAGTTTAGTAAGCCGTTTCCCATTATATAAATAACGGCTTTACAAAAAGCTAAATGTCATCAAAAGACCAGCGTTCATCAACTAATGAAAGTAATCGCATCAGCGCATTGCATGGCTATAATATTCTTGATACCCCAATAGAATATCAATTCGATAATATAGCCAGACTTGCCTCGCTGATATGTGATGCGCCTATTGCGCTCATCGCATTGGTTGATGAAGAAAGGATATGGTTTAAATCTTCCATAGGAATTACATTTAATGAAATGCCGAGAGGCATTTCATTTTGTGAACAAACCATCCTGAGTGAGCAGGAGAATGTCTATGAAGTCTATGATGCACAGTTGGATGAACTGTTCAAAAATCATCCTTCGGTAATTAATGAACCTTATGTGAGGTCGTATGCCGGGGCCCCCTTAATTGATGAGGATGGCTTTAAACTGGGTACAGTCTGCATTTTTGATGTGGTACCGCGGACACTTACTGCTGCGCAGAAGGAAGGGCTGGAAACGCTATCCAGAGAGGTGATGACCCACATCACCCTAAAAAGAAAAAGTGCTGAACTGGCCGCAAATACACAGCGTTTTGAAGATTTATTGAATATCTCAGCTGTGTCGCCGGAAATCCATTGTATTCTTGACAACAACGGGACGTTGTTGTTTATCAATAATGCGGTGACCACCATATTGGAATATAGTGTTGAGGAAGCAACAGGTCTGAATATCTGGGGTTTTTGCCATCGCGATGATGTAAATCGGGTGGTGACGATTATAGAAGACGGGCTAAGGAAAAGAATCAAGGAATTTTTGGTCGACTTTAGGGTGGTCAGCAAGACGGGCATTATTCGATGGATTAGCTGGACCATGGTAGCCAAAAATAACCGTTGGTATGCTTATGGAAGGGATATTACAGAGAGTAAAAAGGTTGAACATGAACTGATGAAGCTTTCGTTTGTAGCCAGTAAGGTAAACAATGCGATTGTCATTAATGATGCCGATAATCATGTAACATGGGTAAATGAAGCTTTTGAAAAAATCACCGGATTTAATCTGGAAGATTTGAAAGGAAAGCGGCTGGGCGATTTAATAGCCGGCCCTGAAACAGATTTAAAGTTGCTGGAGCAGGCCAGATCACTTACTAAAAAAAACCAATCGTTTACAGTAGATATGTTGGCTTATCGAAAAGATAAGCGCCCCATTTGGTTGTCCATTTATAATACCGTGGTGTTTAATGAAAAAGGAGAGGTGGAGACCGAGGTGGAAATCATTATCGACATTACAGACAAAAAGAAGGCCGAGGAGGAATTGCAGGTGTTGTCGCTTGTAGCCAGTGAAACTAATACTGGTGTCAATATCTCCGACCCCGAAGGTAAAACCACCTGGGTGAATCAATCTCTGGAAAAACTTACCGGTTATGATTTGGCCGAGCTGCAGGGACATAGATTGGGAGATGTGTTGTCGGGAGATAACGATGTTGAGCAGCTGCGATTAATTGAGGAGTCGAGGAGGAAGGCCGAAAATAAAGAATCTTATTCTATCGAAGTTCAGGCCAGGAAAAAAGATGGGACAATAGTATGGTTGTCGATTTCAAATACCCCCGTAATTGATGCTATGGGTAAATTGGAAAGGCAGATTGAGCTGATTACAGATATTACCCAGCGCAAGGAGGTAGAGCGGGAACTTGTGGAAGCAAAGGAGCAGGCACTTCAACTCAGTGAAGCAAAAGAGATGTTTCTTTCGGTGATGAGTCATGAGATCAGGACCCCGTTGAATGCGGTGATTGGTATGACGCATTTGCTGATGGATAATGACCCTAAGCTATCGCAGGTAGAGGATTTAAATATCCTGAAATTCTCGGGAGAAAACCTGCTGAACATCATTAATGATATCCTTGATTTTACGAAAATAGAAACTGGGAACCTAAAGCTGGAACCTATGCCCTTTAGCATGAAGGCACTGGCTACAGATATCATCACTTCGCTAAGTGTAAATGCTGCAAAAAAAGAGAATAAGCTAAGACTGGACTACGATGAGGCTATCCCCGAACTGGTTTCCGGAGATAAGACCAGGCTTTACCAGATTCTGATGAACTTATTGGGAAATGCCATCAAGTTTACCGACCATGGTGAAGTTGTTTTGCGACTTAAACTAGTCTTTGTTCATCAGGACAGTACCGAAATTCATTTCGAAGTGATGGATAACGGAATTGGCATACCAAAAGATAAACTGTCCTATATTTTTGAAACCTTTACTCAAGCTAAAACAGATATTTCGAGAAAATATGGAGGCACGGGCTTAGGATTAGCGATTACCAAAAAACTGTTGCAGCTTTATCATGCTGATATTCATGTAAACAGTATAGAAGGCGAGGGGACTTGTTTTTCTTTTACCCTGAATTTAGGGAAAGCTGTTGCCGAAACGTCCAGCTTGCCTCAATTTCCGCAGTTTGTTACTTTTGCCGGGAAGAAGGTGTTGGTTGTAGATGACAATGAGATTAATGTTTTAATCGCAAAACGAATCCTGGGGAAATTTGGATTAGATATCGATGCCGCCTTTAATGGTGAAGAGGCTATTGAAAAAGTCCAGGCGAATAGTTATGACCTGATTTTTATGGATATTAAAATGCCGGGAATCGACGGTTTTGAGACAACCAGACAGATCAGACGTATGTCAGGAGATTATTTCAGGACCATTCCTATTATTGCCTTGACTGCCTCTACACTCCATAATGAATACAGTAAGTTTAAAGCTTCGGGCATGAACGGACACATTCTGAAACCTTTCAAGCCTGAGGAGATCAGAAGCTTGCTTTCTTCCTATTTATATCACTAGAGTATTTAATGAATAATGACCTGGGAAATCCAAAACCGGTTAAAAGATAAAGGGCCGACAATTCACGAGTGTGAAGTAGTCGACCCTTAAATTAACGCTCTCACAACAAAGATGAGAATTATTTTTGAACTGCCAAATATATCTTCATTTTTTTTTGTCAGATTATTGTTTTTTTTGAAAATCATCGTTTTTATGCTCCTTATTTATTCTGCAAATGCTACAGTAGCTATGCTTAATTTTCCGATTTTCTGTTTTAGCAATACCAGACTGCAAGCCTCAAGGGTTGCTCCGGTAGTAATCACATCATCTACCAATAAGATATGTTTGCCTTTTATGTGAGCGGCATTTGTCACGGAAAAAACAGTCTGCATATTTTTGAATCGGCTATACCTTCCTTTTTTTGTTTGGCTTCGGGTGCTCCGGCTGCGTAGCAGGCATTTTGTGTCTACAGGCAAGCCTAACGTTTTAGAAATCCCATCGGCGATACACTTGCTTTGGTTGTAACCTCTTGCGCTTTCCCTACTTGGGTGTAGGGGTACGGGGATGATGATGTCTATATCTTTATAGGAAGTGCCTGCTTGCAATTTGGCTGCTATCATGCTCCCCAGTTTTACACCCAGGTCTTTCCGGCCCTTGTATTTTAAGCTATGGATAATGTTTTGGGTGCGACTGCCCTTTTTAAAATGCAGGAGCGACATGACTGCGTTACAGGGCACGCGACCCCATAACTGTCTGGCCGCTTTATTTTCGGCATGCAGGTGGTGGTCTGTATAGGGCAACTGGTATATACATTTTGTACACAGCTGTTGCTCACCAGGATATAGGTAGGCCCCGCATGCGCAGCACAGGTTGGGAAATAGGAGGCCAATCAGGTCTCTAAAAAGAAGTTTTAACCACATCATGTGGTCAATCTAAGCTGTTTAGGCGTTTCGTTGGTAAAAAAATTAATTTTGTTGTTTAACAGCCAGTTGTCCACATGCTGCATCAATGTCCTTACCGCGGCTGCGTCTGATATTGGTGGTTATCCCCTGATTTTTAAGGTAATTCGAAAAGGCATCTATTTTATCGCCCTCGGCATTGATAAAATCTGCAAACTGAATTGGGTTGTACTCAATCAGATTGACTTTGCAGGGGATGTGCTTACAGAATTTGGCCAGTTCCATTGCATCTTCAATTTCATCGTTAAAATGATTAAAAACGATATACTCGTAAGTTACAGGATTCTTGGTTTTGGCAAAATAATATTTTAAGGAATCGGCAAGCGCCTTTAATGAATTGTGCTCATTGATGGGCATGATTTCATTACGTTTCTTATCATTTGCGGCATGCAGGGACAAAGCAAGATTAAATTTTGCACCATCGTCGGCCAGTTTTTTAATCATTTTGGAAATACCGGCGGTAGAAACGGTGATGCGTTTATAAGACATGTTTAATCCGTCGGGAGCAGTAATGCGCTCGATAGATTTCATCACATTGGCATAGTTGAGCAGGGGCTCGCCCATTCCCATATAAACAATATTGGTAAGAGGGGCGTTGTAGTTTTTCCTGGCCTGCTGATCAATTAATACCACCTGATCGTAGATCTCGTCGGCGTTGAGGTTCCGCTTACGGTCCATATACCCTGTCGCACAGAATTTGCAGGTCAGGCTGCAACCTACCTGAGAGCTTACACAGGCGGTCATCCTATCGTCCATAGGGATCAATACCCCTTCAACTATGTTGCCGTCGTATAATCTAAATGCATTTTTGATGGTATGGTCGCTGCTGAATTGCGCATTGTTTACCTCTACAACATTAATGGCATAATGTTCATCCAGTTTATTTCTGAGTTCTTTAGAAAGATTGCTCATTTCGGCAAATGAACGTGCCGATTTTTCCCATAGCCATTGATAAACCTGTTTTG
Encoded proteins:
- a CDS encoding AraC family transcriptional regulator, which codes for MPYSLADAATQQWVVNQIESNVAFAFSNNKYIVPNWHWFTFPLSALVFTLLQFRLAILAAKTRQYEKKTHTWIFSFTIICGMIFFGMLAVNLNVLANFDDTWRILKSGKLVLFIGLALLMLSGSFFLSPALIFGFVRIKPKGYTKAEARLSRQENESDESRVKLYDSALVARVEAYIRQTQVFRKAGLTVSDLASLLEVPNHKLSDLFNNHYKLNFNTYINNMRVHYVKDRLEAGEWKQFTLEAIAQDAGFSSRNTFSVAFKRTTGITPSNYLTALKDKAA
- a CDS encoding 5'(3')-deoxyribonucleotidase, with amino-acid sequence MKKTIGIDMDGVLADIEAQWLNWYEREYGVKLGSEIFLGVRESDAFPDKEAVHKFVYTPGFFRTIPVMEGAIEVVKKLSEDFDIYIVSAAMEFPLSLFEKREWLAEHFPFISWKNIIFCGDKSVIATDYLIDDHCKNLDYCKGTPIMFTAGHNINHTHHIRANNWREVLTLMQIHSDKAVLSNECLS
- a CDS encoding DeoR/GlpR family DNA-binding transcription regulator — its product is MIKAERKQLIISHVSKDQKVLLSELSTLLNVSEDTVRRDIRELSDEGLLKAVRGGAILHSPIPLHFRDREHYDVSHKQIIAEKALRFIKDGQVVLFDSGTSALVVATHLPKERKITAITNSFPVASVLEDHPNAEVIFIGGRLNKTAFSTSGHEVIRTLGGVSPDICFLGICSIDIHNGVTGKDYEDSQVKKMMVEKAKRVIALSTLEKIGTAEPYLICTATAIDTIITDIEPTHADLLPYTAAGIEIV
- the dxs gene encoding 1-deoxy-D-xylulose-5-phosphate synthase; amino-acid sequence: MEDINGPFLPNINYPADLKRYKEQDLEQIAQELRQHIIDVVSVNGGHFSSSLGVVELTVALHYVLNTPYDKLVWDVGHQAYGHKILTGRKSVFHTNRIINGISGFPKISESEYDTFGVGHSSTSISAALGMAVASHYKGETDRQHVAVIGDGAMTAGLAFEGLNHAGIENSNLLVILNDNCMSIDPNVGALKEYLTNITTSKSYNRFREDISQVLFKLSELGPNAHKFVKKIEKSIKGTLLKQSNLFEALNFRYFGPVDGHDVQRLVQVIRDLKDIPGPKLLHCVTLKGKGFALAEKDQTKWHAPGLFDKITGEIKRSVSDKPQPPKYQDVFGHTLVELAEANKNIVGITPAMPSGSSMNIMMKAMPTRAFDVGIAEQHAVTFSAGLATQGLVPFCNIYSSFMQRAYDQVIHDVAIQNLNVVFCLDRAGVAGSDGATHHGAYDLAYMRCIPNMTVAAPMNEEELRNLMYTAQQENAGPFSIRYPRGTGVMPDWKRPFKTIDKGKGRKICDGEDVAILTIGHVGNFAVEACKELNSEGIHPAHYDMRFVKPLDEDLLHDVFKRYKHVVTVEDGCIQGGMGSAVLEFMADHQYNAQVIRLGIPDEFIEHGEQPELWALCGYDTNAIIKTVEKIAVSRTTKTIAS
- the glyA gene encoding serine hydroxymethyltransferase, with the protein product MTRDTLIFDLIDKELGRQEHGLELIASENFVSKQVMEAAGSCLTNKYAEGLPGKRYYGGCQVVDTIESLAIERAKQLFGAEWVNVQPHSGAQANAAVMLAVIQPGDKILGFDLSHGGHLTHGSPVNFSGKLYRPLFYGVTKEDGRIDYAKLEEVALAERPKLIIVGASAYSREWDYAFVRSVADKIGALVMADISHPAGLIARGLLQNPLPHCHIVTTTTHKTLRGPRGGMIMMGKDFENPFGLKTPKGETRMMSSVLDMAVFPGTQGGPLEHIIAAKAIAFGEALSDEYLAYVKQVQANAQAMAKAFVAKGYGIISGGTDNHLMLIDLRNKNITGKLAEAALEKAEITVNKNMVPFDDKSPFVTSGIRVGTAAITTRGFKETEMQEIVDLIDQVLTNAEDENNLAQVKEKVISLVSRFPLYK